In Blautia wexlerae DSM 19850, a single window of DNA contains:
- a CDS encoding ROK family glucokinase: MGKYCFGIDVGGTSVKCGLFQTDGVLVEKWEIPTRKENSGEAILPDIAKTILDKIAERKLDKEEIDGVGIGVPGPVNERGEVPCAVNLFWGFKEVTKELTELTGLPSKAGNDANVAALGEAWKGAAAGAKNVILVTLGTGVGGGIIVDGKIVGGAHGAGGEIGHAAVDHEEKEACNCGNCGCLEQYASATGIVRVAQRTLAATDEQTVLRKFTKLSAKNVLDAFKEGDKVACDVMAQVGEMLGGTLAMFACVTDPEAIVIGGGVSKAGQPLIDCIQKYYEKYAFTACKKTPIILATLGNDAGIYGSARMVIKEV; the protein is encoded by the coding sequence ATGGGAAAGTATTGTTTTGGAATTGACGTTGGTGGTACATCTGTAAAATGTGGACTCTTTCAGACAGACGGAGTCTTAGTTGAGAAATGGGAAATTCCTACACGTAAGGAGAACAGTGGAGAAGCAATCCTGCCGGATATTGCAAAGACAATCCTTGACAAGATCGCAGAGCGTAAGCTGGATAAAGAAGAAATCGACGGTGTGGGAATCGGGGTACCGGGACCTGTTAATGAGAGAGGGGAAGTGCCATGTGCGGTAAACCTTTTCTGGGGCTTTAAAGAAGTTACTAAGGAACTGACAGAACTGACAGGACTTCCGTCCAAAGCAGGAAACGATGCCAATGTAGCAGCACTTGGCGAAGCATGGAAAGGCGCAGCAGCAGGAGCTAAGAACGTTATTCTTGTAACTCTTGGAACAGGTGTCGGCGGTGGAATCATCGTTGATGGAAAGATTGTTGGCGGTGCTCATGGTGCAGGTGGAGAAATCGGTCATGCAGCAGTTGACCATGAAGAAAAGGAAGCCTGCAACTGTGGTAACTGTGGATGTCTGGAGCAGTATGCGTCTGCAACAGGTATCGTTCGCGTGGCACAGAGAACTCTGGCTGCTACAGATGAGCAGACTGTTCTTCGCAAATTTACGAAACTTTCAGCAAAGAATGTTCTGGATGCTTTTAAAGAGGGCGACAAAGTAGCCTGCGATGTTATGGCACAGGTAGGAGAAATGCTTGGCGGAACACTTGCCATGTTTGCATGTGTGACAGATCCGGAAGCCATCGTTATCGGCGGTGGTGTTTCCAAAGCCGGACAGCCATTGATCGACTGTATTCAGAAATACTATGAGAAATATGCTTTTACAGCATGCAAGAAAACACCGATCATTCTTGCAACTCTCGGAAATGATGCAGGTATTTACGGATCTGCGCGTATGGTTATTAAAGAAGTATAA